Genomic segment of Mytilus edulis chromosome 12, xbMytEdul2.2, whole genome shotgun sequence:
gaaggacgcctccgggtgcgggaatttctcgcttcattgaagatcTGTTGTGACCTTCTGcagttgtcttctctatggtcgggttgttgtctctttgacacattcctcatttccattcttaattttaagtgtttctttatttgaaacaaagacaaattctgcacatttgttttaaaagtgcaaatttaacaaagactaatatgggaaaatcaatggtggtattacacctaaagggGTAGAAAAAGAGAAGTGTTGAATATTAGGAGTGAAAAGTAGGGATGTGGCATATTGTGTGTAAAAAGTGGGGATTTTTTTAACAATGAGCACCCCATGTCACGCTGTCTTCCAGTTGCCCTCTATATGTTTTCATTGCATATTTCAACTAAACCTTTGTCAAATTACATGTATCTACACATTAGATGTTTCAAATTTTAGCTCTGTAGTTGGGTGTCTTCTATTTTGATGCTCTCCTCTATTAATTTTATAAGGTACCTGATAAAGGGAAATTCCAGGAGCATGTGCATTTGTTCGGCAATCAATAAACTCGCATTAAGATACATAAACCATGCAAATAATTGATGAAAATTATTAATGACTTTTATTACTAAATAAATTAACATCTAAACAGAAAGTGAGACTCGTTACATCCACACTGATGGAACGGTCTGTAGGAAGTTCATATCCTGATTCTTAGTGTGGACCCATTTATTAGCAATCCACTTCGAACCAAAGAAAACGGGACATCCAGCATGTAATGTTAATGAGTCCCCATGTCCTTTCTCATCGAGGTTTGTGAAAAAAATAGCAGAACCCTGAAAACAAATAGTTAAAAGATAAATGATATTTGCACGGATGAAAGCCCATTTTATTTCTTTATGGATATATTGGGAGTGTGTGTGTGGGTGTTTCGGACGGTGTATTGCACAGATTATTTGTTTCATTAAGGAggtgaaaaatataaattattttccaTTACAAATTAGAACAAAATCAGAGGAGTACGACATTcagtttaataaaaatgaaactttttcTTTAATATCTTCGAAAATAATTGCTTGTTCATATGAAGGAACAAAAATATTCACACCAGACACAATTAATGGTGGCAACTTTGGTTGACATGGGGGAAAAAGACTTCTGACATCTCAGTAATCTATTAAAGCTTCAAGTTCCTATATATTATGCAAAAACTGTAAAcaaattgaagatgaaattcatttctttttatattgtaatagaaACCATAATACTAGTAATAGATtagattattttgattttttgataaatgTGAATATccactttataaatttaaatgacatagtagataaaataacatatatactcAACCCAATTtcacacattcaggtaaataagCTAGGATCCTTTTTAAAACAGTCTATTGAACTGAAGACAGGGGACTCTTAAAATATGTACTattattgtgtatattaatgatcttgttgttattttttattttcattttgttatgttgtgtcacacactataaatatgtagttttatgacaataaagttttgatttgaattgaattgaattgaattgtataaTTACTTTTTTAGGAGGCACCGCGATATTCAGATGTGGAAAAACTGTTGATCCACCAATATCCACATCACTTAGCTGAAAGAAAACAAGATGTACAATTacttcatagatataggaagatgtggtacgagtgccaatgagacaactctccattcaattCTACAAAGAGtttataatattaaatcaattttgattaaaataaataaataagacaaGATATATTTTTATCATCCAATTATGGTCTCACAATGGACATATATAGAATACAAGTATAAggcaaaaaaacattgattaagccccagtcccactagaccacgatcgcaccacgctcactaagatctaaaataaattaagatcgtggtgaggtcgccgtatgagcggcatgaaaatgtaaattttcgttgctttcacgatgctactacgtcatCTTcacgcttctacaaagatcccgctacgattataccacgttctcaccgcgcttattctgcgacatcactacgcttatcaagatctttctccGCTCTTCACGTTCttactacgaccataccacgagttatccgattgcaaaaCGATCTTACTGCGTttataacacgttcttaccacgattatactacgttcatagcaCGATCTTACTActttctcagcaataacgtcaacatcgtgttctatatcaatacagttcaattccttctatttctgattaaatcgtagatttctcggaaacaatacagtcatgccaccaaaatctaccagaacacttgggcatggtggtaggagttgatgtagaggcagagggagcaaagtaacgaatcctgatcaagcagagatgtcggaccgaccaatccaacctaaattacaacctattgctggtccataaagcttaatgacgatattttagtgaacgatagcagagatgacatagatgtatcaatatatataagaagatgtggtatgagtgccaatgagacaactctccatccaagtaacaatttataaaagtaaaccattataggccaaggtacagccttcaacacggagccttggctcacatcaatcagcacgctataaaggacccaaaatattactagtgttaaaccatttaaacgggaaaaccaacggtctattccatataaaaacgagaagcatggttgagccgttagaggaaatggataattacattcaagCAAACgaaatctagggagcttttttatatattttatgtgaaaatgacaatgagaatgatggtcgtagtgtgaacgtagtcaggtcgtacgaagagcgtgatgaggacggcaagggcgtgctagaatcgtactatggtcgtgaacagcgtagtatagtcgtagtggaagcgtagttgggtcgcagtgagaacgtgatggtcgtagttaggtcgtgataacgtcgctctgaggtcgtagcgcagtctctccgaatagaatcacgctttcgctacgctctctctacgattgtacagcgacctttgcgatcttactacgatcttagtgcgctctcactacgcttctactacgacctgatttcgccacgaccgcaccacgattgttttgaacatgttcaaagttggccacgctcttcgcgatcttgaagacctcaccacgaccgcgatacgaccttactgcgatctacacgatcgcactacgatcatcaaacttttcatttttttcacagatcgtagtgcgatcgtggcctagtgggactggggtattagcAAAAaagaatagatatatatatacagtgaaaccgAATCCTTTATGAACTGAAAACCTGTATGAACTGAACATGTTTGTAACTAAGCACCGTCATATTGGTGCACCTGATAAAACCGTACATCGGTCAAAATCGAACAAAATCTAAGTCCcaaagaggttcggtttaaagaGGTTTAACTGTACATAGAATTTACATACACAGTTACGATACCGTTAAAAACCAACTTTGTTTCATATAGTATATAGTACATGAATTATATATGAGAAATAAATACTGTGTACATCTAAGTCATATTGACTTAAATGGATATTCCAACAGCATTTCTGATTATCTCCATCTTCATCAATATATGAAATTTTGCTGATTGTTTAGCAAAGTAAAATATTATAGTTCATGCcaacaaagtcaaagagagcatctctatCAGGGTTAAATTTTTTTACACACACAGCCAGAGAAGAgagaagcatttttttttcattttgttgaatatttgatttgaatttaacaaatttaaaagaagaatacagaaaataatatttattcagatgtttcaaatctttttaaaactacaagtaaaatcaagataaaaatatgaaagaaaCGGCACATTTATTTGATTGTAAAGTGAGTATCGAAACTaatcaatgttaaatttgatatcatacctaattttactgtgcgtattgttaagcgtttacttttctacattggctagagatatagggggagggttgagatctaaaaaaaaaccatgtttaacctcgccgcatttttgcgcctgtcccaagtcaggagcctctggcctttgttagtcttgtttgatttttaatgttagtttcttgtgtataatttgtagttaagtatgacgtctattatcactgaactatatatttgtttaggggccagctgaaggacacctccgagtgcgggagtttctcgctgcattgaagacctattggtggccttctgttgTTTTatgttctgtggtcgggttgttgtctctattaCACATtcgccatttccattctcaattttatatatacatgtgtttCTACTAATACGTACATACAATAATATTGTTAATATTCTGTTTGTTCCTGTATACATTCGTGAACTTACCTAAAATATAGATTGTGAAACATATAACTGTTGAAATGGCAttatatcaataataaaacaagattgggtccatagtacacggatgccccattcgcactatcattttctatgttcggtggaccgtaaaattgggccgaaaaaactctaatttggcattaaaattaggaagatcctatcatagtgaacatgtgtactaagtttcaaattgattggacttcaacttcatcaaaatttaatgtacctcgaccaaaaactttaacatgaagcgggacagacggacggaccagaaaatataatgcccgtAAATGGGGCATTAGAAAGGCACCAAAAGTACGTTTTAGCTGTATTGGGCAAAAGTTTTAGtattttttggtcctcaatgttcttcaacttcgtaacttttttggccttttaaaccgagcgtcaatgatgagtcaattgtagacaaaacgcgcaaatacaaagtttcaatcctggtatttatgatgagttaatttagtCAATAAAGCCAGATGAATGCTATGCTGAAGAAAAAAATGGTAAGAGTACCCatggttgaaaaaaaatgtattaggGGAACGCTCGTTTAGCAGTGAAGTTACTATATATAAGAATCCTCCGACCAGACAGTGCCATCCCCTTACATTTGCCCAAGTTAAATTTGACTTACATATTTCTCTTCAACCCAATCATAGTGTGGTTTATATTCTCCACCGATGCCGTAGTTTACtatctaaataaaaaacaaaaaccaaaaaataatataaaactgtttattacaGCGGTTCCCTTTCTctggtgtaataccaccattgatttccccctattagtctACGCTAAATTTGcaatttcaaacttgaaaatgTGCAGAatgtatctttgtttcaaataaagaaatacttagcatgagtaaagttttatcctgtccagtactaactcgaataattcaatcTCTCTCAGTGTCCGATTTCCTTCAACTCGAGGTTGATGTAGCCATCGTAGACCAGCGGAATATAAAGACTGAATTATTGGGGGAATCAAGTACTAAAGAAAAATATAATCTgacacataacatttcattgcatattagaaaataaccatcactggaagctAACCAATAAAATTTCTTcccttatttaacctgtgtacaagatttagtaaccatgtaagttcaagtttccaaaatattctaaagccggaacccccccccccccccccaaaaaaaaaatggtgctttgaaatacccaagacatatgtttatgacacagaaatgtttttctgcaataaaatgtagaattaattacctacaactgtcaaattcaagggattttttttcgacctattttcgaatacaaccggatgtgacgtaccatgatttggtggtattacacctaaaataGCTTGCAACACTAATAGAAAATAGAAACAAAAGCACAAATAGTTAAACAATTTTGTTAAATTCCTAATAAAGTCAACATGGGCGCTTATCTGAACAATGCCCCTCgttattattttaaaaaggtCAACATTAAAAGATGACTGACTGAAACCTAGTCTAGTCTAAAAGGTGGATACCCAATCAGACGAATTACATTTAATAATCTACTTTTATTAAATTTACCTGAAAGTGGTCGGCTTGTTTGTTGTTCATTCTCAATCCAGTTAATCTTTCAAGGAAGTTATTAAGTCTACTAACCGCTGGATAATCTGTGTCATCTAAATACTTAAACCTGATACAAAGATAAATTTATAAGAAACTTAGTAATAACAAATCTCGGAATTTTATATCAGAAATATAGTAAGAGAGAGGCGAAGAACACCAGATGGACACCcaaacttataagtcgaaaataaaatgataacgccgttaaaaaaaagaaaaaaagcaaacaatagtacacagaAAACATCATAGAACACAAACACTGATTAACAAGAATCCAATCCGACCAAAAACTGAGGTGATCTCAgggctccggaagggtaagcagatcctgctccatatgcgGCAGGCTCCATGCTACAAGCACATGTTCtttgtttcatttgtttattaTACAAGTAAAGTATCGCGGAATCCTGTTTCTATATATCGAGttaaattaaattgttataaaaaaagttcTGTATACATCGTTTTAGGTCCACTTCGCGATTCGcgttttaataattcaaaatttggtgacaatgTTATTAACTGAAAGAATCTATACCAACGAACTTGAgaaaaaggatacaacagatacaattaagcctgcctcatatcttgatttacatctagatattgacaatgagaataggttgaaaacaaaattttacgacaaaagagatgatttcagcttcccaattgtgatcTTTCTccctatgtagcaacattccagcagcgcttttatacggagtatatatcccCCAGTTGATACGGTATCTCAGGGCTTGTATTTTCCTAccatgatttctttgatagagggttgctgctcacaagaaagctatcaagccaagagttccaagtggtgaagatGAGGtcaatcatcccttcgtaaatttgtCGGACTCCATctagagttggttgaccgttatggaatatccgttttacAGATAATCATATGTTACGAATGTCGCATCTACAATCCCCTACCCTctcccgaatgtgacctatcgaattagacttattaccagGTTTGAAATAcaataagcaacatgacgggtgccacgtgtggagccAGATCTGCTTTCCCTACCGGAGCACCTTAGATATTGCTCAGTCTTTcggtttcgtttttttttttgttgtgtttgtgtATTATAGTTTTGCCATTGATATATTTCTCTGTACATtttcgacatatgagtttgaatgtacctttgatatctatcaccactctttTATTTTAACGAAAAGTTACTgttaggaataaaaaaaaagaaaacgaaatGTTCTAGTTTCAAAGTTTAAGGTGTCAAACCACCAATTTAAAAATTACTATCTATTCAACCAATATTTTCAACTTTCACATCTTCCTAAATATGATACATAGATGTTAACTTCATAGGAACCGGGTTTCTTTTGAATCTTAAATGCATGGATATTTAGCATTTTGTATTGACACCTGTATATTTTGGAGATACTAgtggtacatgtatgttaattctatatgtaattgtttttgattttagTATCATTGTGTAATTGATATGTACCCCACATCGCTGTTTACTCTGATTGTTCAAAGTGTACATGACAGATTAGACATTtagttttccgtttgaatggtctTACATTAGTTATTTTTAGAgtattttatagcttgctgttaggtgtgagccgtTTCGAAGGCCGTACCTTGTCCTATAATggtaacttttataaattgtgacttggatggagagttgtctcattggtactcataccacatctaattcttcctatatctaatacaTAATGAACTTACGTTGAACTTGTTCTGTGGTCAGACTGGACATTGCTATCATTGATGGTCCTGCCTTTTAAATTCACTACTTCAGATCTtgaaagctataaaaaaaaaatcagatttgtatactatatttctatatatttgcCTTTAGTTATACTTAATCCACTCTTTTTAAGCTCTGCCAACTGTCGAATCATACCAcctcatttttttctatatttagtcTAGTGTATCGCCTAATGAGAAAAAACTAACTTCAGTAGTTTCATGCAGATTATCGTTTTTGAGCAATCACATATTTTTCTTTCTAATTCTTTAAGTTCGCTTGTTTTCTCCGACTTGtcgtcaatataatagaattttatgcgactgttatTCAAGTAAGGGGTTAAGCTACAATGTAGCTGTACATGtaacaccaggttcaatccaccattttgtacataagaaaatacctgtaccaagtcaggaatatgacagttgttatccattcgtttgatgtgtttgagcttttgattttgccattttctccggagttaagtatttttgtgattttactttgagcatatttttttataatctttacGTGGTTTGTTAgctattaatattttatttttacagcttAGATAATTGAACTTTATCAGACAGACTCGACTACCGAATCTCGTTCAATACGATGGTTTTTTTTCGTCTCGAAAAGAGAAATATCGTATATCACACtcttttgtgtatttaatttatgTAAGCCActtgtttaattcattttttataatcattattgAAAATCGACCCCGACACATGATTAACACCGCTACATTTTTTGTAAGTGCTTCTCCCAAgacaggaacctgtaattcagtgcatggatgtcgtttgttgcaatgtaaaacatatttgttttcgtttattattataaaattagaacataaataaggttgttagttttcttgttttcttgttatatatttgctatttcggggccttttaaagctgatcATGCGGTATGCGCTTGatcatggttgaaggccgtacggttaatTATACTATACtagtagttgttaatttcagtgtcagttggtctcttgagtaaagttgtctcattggcaattatgcttcttttttatacattgtattaacTTACTTGAAAAGATTTTGCAGTAAAGTGACTTATGACATCCATATTGATTATGTCATGAACAACTAATATCCTTGGTGATTTGTTGATGACCTCGATTTTGATTGGTCGGTAGACAAATCCAATGAAGGGATATCCTAAATATTTACAGTATCCTTCTGAATATAGGATCTGAAATGTATAAAttacatgattgattggttgttttgTGTTGTATGTTTCACGCACAgcgacaaatattacatacatatataaaataaactagACAA
This window contains:
- the LOC139497774 gene encoding prolyl 4-hydroxylase subunit alpha-1-like, whose product is MTSFISNLPTGADLEGVLLSFVRLQNTYNVSSRDMASGYILGIKVPTLTAFDCFDIGLFMFKKGYNRLAIQWFFTTLTKQPEIKSTKQNIKILRSIVIGLIENAKRQEIKAEKETRMRIAFTTLQKDDDSKFKQNLTAELHAMVKNKTIQFYGPELDRNLKVNKNYEFLCRRQILYSEGYCKYLGYPFIGFVYRPIKIEVINKSPRILVVHDIINMDVISHFTAKSFQLSRSEVVNLKGRTINDSNVQSDHRTSSTFKYLDDTDYPAVSRLNNFLERLTGLRMNNKQADHFQIVNYGIGGEYKPHYDWVEEKYLSDVDIGGSTVFPHLNIAVPPKKGSAIFFTNLDEKGHGDSLTLHAGCPVFFGSKWIANKWVHTKNQDMNFLQTVPSVWM